One region of Dysidea avara chromosome 1, odDysAvar1.4, whole genome shotgun sequence genomic DNA includes:
- the LOC136266136 gene encoding uncharacterized protein, with amino-acid sequence MLVEEMKQSDKESPVLFYEQQGVVLTAYNYLNKNDFVMVLQTPYQAHIMKEFGNNIVCIDSTFKTTGYDFTLITVMVIDEFGEGYPTGWCLTTREDHHVVHLFFETLKQRIGMINTRWIMTDDADQFYNAWKSTFSDSPHKLLCTWHVDRAWRGAIASKIANAELQCQVYHSLHTLAQETDINTFNTMLLNFEQQLQEHPDTGIFAEYFITYYSARKEQWALCYRRKAGINTNMHVESFHRLLKYVYMKGRINKRVDECIHLLLKIARDKGFECLIKLEKGKVSHRISCIRQRHKSSVELSTDLIQDNGLDLWRVVSSKNPLLYYDVHKEDARCSPNCPLRCTECDICIHQYSCTCPDSLVRLTICKHIHLLIRKLYQNNMYNVHNTSHTITSDAQLKQNETTKILQEMTSLSHQTSSSASHVHKNIATLQSLASHCNDTYILKTVNNFVCRAINIIHMKSPTIMHYTNNTPVTAKIITQNPFHSQRKRPRKSTVKLAKPSSIKKMLIQQSLFVNSEMTSEEKCKQGENAI; translated from the coding sequence ATGCTGGTGGAAGAAATGAAACAGAGTGACAAAGAGTCTCCTGTGTTGTTTTACGAGCAACAGGGAGTAGTTCTAACAGCTTATAATTATCTAAACAAAAACGACTTTGTGATGGTATTACAAACACCATACCAAGCACACATAATGAAGGAGTTTGGCAATAACATAGTGTGCATTGATTCCACCTTCAAAACAACAGGATATGATTTTACATTAATCACTGTCATGGTAATTGATGAATTTGGTGAAGGCTATCCAACTGGATGGTGCTTGACCACTAGGGAAGATCACCACGTGGTACATCTATTCTTTGAAACTCTCAAACAGAGGATTGGAATGATTAATACACGTTGGATAATGACAGATGACGCAGACCAGTTCTATAATGCATGGAAATCCACATTTTCAGATAGTCCACACAAGTTACTGTGTACTTGGCATGTAGACAGAGCATGGAGGGGGGCTATTGCTAGCAAAATTGCTAATGCAGAGCTACAATGTCAGGTATATCATTCACTGCACACATTAGCACAGGAAACAGACATAAACACATTCAACACAATGTTGTTAAACTTTGAACAGCAACTACAAGAGCATCCAGACACGGGTATATTTGCGGAATACTTTATAACCTATTACAGTGCAAGGAAGGAGCAGTGGGCCTTGTGCTATAGAAGAAAAGCAGGCATAAATACAAACATGCATGTTGAAAGTTTTCATCGATTGCTCAAGTATGTATATATGAAGGGAAGAATTAACAAAAGAGTGGACGAATGCATCCATTTGTTACTTAAGATAGCTAGGGATAAAGGATTTGAATGCCTCATCAAGCTTGAAAAGGGAAAAGTATCTCATAGGATCAGTTGCATTCGCCAGAGACATAAATCCAGTGTGGAATTATCAACAGATTTAATACAGGACAATGGACTTGATTTGTGGAGAGTTGTCTCATCCAAAAACCCATTACTGTACTATGATGTTCATAAGGAAGACGCAAGATGCTCACCAAATTGCCCTTTACGGTGTACTGAATGTGATATATGTATCCACCAATATAGCTGTACATGTCCTGATTCATTGGTACGTTTAACAATATGCAAGCACATTCACTTGCTAATAAGAAAACTTTATCAGAataatatgtataatgtacacAATACCTCTCATACTATCACAAGTGATGCACAACTAAAGCAGAATGAAACCACAAAAATATTACAAGAAATGACTTCTCTGTCACATCAGACTTCATCATCAGCATCACATGTTCATAAGAATATTGCCACTTTACAGTCACTTGCATCACATTGCAATGATACTTACATATTGAAGACCGTTAATAACTTTGTTTGCAGAGCTATTAATATTATTCATATGAAATCTCCAACTATTATGCATTACACCAATAATACTCCAGTAACAGCAAAAATTATCACACAAAATCCATTTCATTCACAACGCAAACGTCCCAGGAAGTCTACTGTTAAACTAGCTAAACCCAGTTCAATTAAGAAAatgttaatacaacagtctTTATTTGTCAATAGTGAGATGACATCAGAAGAAAAATGCAAGCAGGGTGAGAATGCAATATAA